In Helicoverpa zea isolate HzStark_Cry1AcR chromosome 3, ilHelZeax1.1, whole genome shotgun sequence, the following proteins share a genomic window:
- the LOC124645618 gene encoding thioredoxin reductase-like selenoprotein T homolog CG3887: MIMSLSSNYYISLSFLTVVITCIILSSNNYAQASENDAESITKIGQGVGHIMNIYYCYSCGYRKVFEDYAGIIQQKYPEISVIGANYDPPGLNMYLSRLIGFGKMILIMCILSGVNIFAWLNKPQPAWWSWCLENKLYACMMMFFLANMIEGQLVSSGAFEISLNNIPLWSKLETGRIPQPPELFQIIDNTLQFSKMDLPNNNFVQ; this comes from the exons ATGATAATGTCTTTGTCGTCTAATTACTATATTTCCTTAAGTTTTCTTACTGTAGTAATtacatgtattattttatcCAGCAATAATTATGCGCAAGCTAGTGAAAATGATGCCGAAAGCATTACTAAAATTGGTCAAGGTGTTGGTCACATTATGAACATATATTACTG ttaTTCATGCGGATACAGAAAAGTATTTGAAGACTATGCAGGaataatacaacaaaaatatccaGAAATATCTGTCATTGGTGCAAACTATGACCCCCCTGgtctaaatatgtatttatccaGATTGATT GGTTTTGGAAAGATGATACTGATCATGTGTATACTGAGTGGGGTCAACATATTTGCCTGGCTCAACAAACCACAGCCTGCATGGTGGAGCTGGTGCCTTGAGAACAAACTGTATGCATGCATGATGATGTTTTTCTTAGCTAACATGATTGAAGGTCAGCTAGTATCTTCTGGTGCATTTGAAATATCTCTCAACAACATTCCACTGTGGTCAAAGTTGGAGACAGGAAGAATTCCTCAGCCCCCAGAGTTGTTTCAAATAATTGACAATACTTTGCAGTTTTCGAAAATGGACCTGCCAAATAATAACTTTGTgcagtaa
- the LOC124645829 gene encoding PITH domain-containing protein CG6153, with the protein MSHHHCHHDHDHGNADELGIQYNLYEKIDKENLQCLNESVEGSGKTVFKSWDKRLDTTNYVESDADEELLFNIPFTGNVKLKGIKIYAEDSDSHPAKLRLFKNKPNMTFDDVTMEPDQVFELQRDSQGVLEYSPKIVTFSSVSHLTMHFPANFGAETTKIYYIGLKGEWTPGHRHGVTICTYEVRPNLDDHKLKNLDSVSKQIE; encoded by the exons atgtctcatCATCATTGTCATCATGATCACGATCACGGCAATGCCGATGAACTTGGTATTCAATATAACCTGTATGAAAAAATTGATAAGGAAAATTTGCAATGCCTGAACGAAAGTGTCGAAGGGTCTGGTAAAACAGTCTTCAAATCATGGGACAAACGACTTGACACGACTAAC taTGTAGAAAGTGATGCAGATGAAGAACTGTTATTCAATATACCATTCACAGGAAATGTTAAACTGAAGGGAATAAAGATATATGCTGAAGATTCTGACTCTCATCCTGCCAAGTTAAGATT GTTCAAAAATAAGCCAAATATGACATTTGATGATGTGACAATGGAACCAGACCAAGTATTTGAACTACAAAGGGATAGCCAGGGTGTTTTGGAATATTCACCAAA AATTGTAACATTTTCGTCAGTTTCACATTTAACAATGCATTTTCCTGCTAATTTTGGCGCCGAAACCACCAAGATATACTACATAGGATTAAAAGGAGAATGGACTCCCGGTCATCGGCATGGCGTAACTATTTGTACATACGAAGTAAGGCCTAATCTTGATGatcataaacttaaaaatttagATTCTGTATCTAAACAAATTGAATAG